A section of the Spirosoma pollinicola genome encodes:
- a CDS encoding fasciclin domain-containing protein, translating into MLTTQNAFSARKWSLVVALLISLTFAFTACKKADNTTPTLSTIGDLVNTGSKFTLLKAALVRAGLDGTLAQPGTYTVFAPTDDAFKAFGYVDEAAIKAAPVDLLKTVLQYHVLGTRVAAADVPTAINTAQQTLAGMPVYVSKVASGTGTSTTISVNGAHILQADGQASNGVIHAIDRVLLPPVFGNIVQTIQGIPLLLPTASFKLLQAAVTKAGVGAALTAPGPLTVFAPTDAAFKAVGIDSAAIANTPVATLTSILTYHVLNGRTYTPTITNGSSLSTLQGGTITAGISTTALTVTGTGNKGTASNITGPDVSATNGVVHIIDRLLLPQ; encoded by the coding sequence ATGTTAACGACTCAAAACGCTTTTTCAGCGCGTAAGTGGAGCTTAGTTGTGGCTTTACTCATTTCACTAACGTTCGCATTTACTGCCTGTAAAAAAGCGGATAATACAACCCCAACACTCTCAACAATTGGCGATCTTGTCAACACAGGAAGCAAGTTTACGTTGCTTAAAGCAGCGCTCGTCCGGGCAGGATTAGATGGTACGCTGGCCCAGCCCGGTACCTACACAGTGTTTGCTCCAACGGATGATGCCTTCAAGGCCTTTGGTTATGTCGATGAGGCCGCCATCAAGGCAGCTCCTGTCGATTTACTGAAAACAGTGCTCCAGTACCATGTACTCGGAACCCGAGTGGCGGCTGCGGATGTACCCACGGCTATAAATACAGCCCAGCAGACACTGGCGGGTATGCCCGTATATGTATCGAAAGTAGCGTCGGGAACCGGCACGTCAACGACTATTTCCGTCAATGGCGCGCATATTTTACAAGCCGATGGACAGGCAAGTAATGGTGTTATTCATGCCATTGACCGGGTGTTGTTGCCCCCTGTTTTCGGTAATATTGTTCAAACCATTCAGGGTATTCCATTACTGTTACCAACGGCCTCGTTTAAGCTGCTTCAGGCGGCTGTGACGAAAGCAGGCGTTGGAGCTGCACTAACGGCACCCGGCCCGCTTACCGTATTTGCACCGACGGATGCGGCTTTCAAAGCTGTAGGTATTGATTCGGCGGCAATCGCCAATACGCCTGTGGCTACCCTGACCAGCATTCTAACATATCATGTGCTTAATGGCCGAACATATACGCCAACTATTACAAACGGTTCAAGCTTATCAACGCTTCAGGGAGGAACAATTACAGCGGGGATCAGCACGACTGCGCTGACCGTTACAGGCACAGGAAATAAAGGAACGGCATCGAATATTACCGGACCTGATGTTTCGGCAACGAATGGCGTTGTACATATCATCGACCGCCTGTTATTGCCTCAGTAA
- a CDS encoding Zn-dependent hydrolase: MKKGLLICLALASSTAFAQAQTGNLKINQQRIQNRLLELSKIGALPNGGVDRVGYSKADQEGRAYFIGLMKNAGLDVSIDYAGNIIGKRKGKNPSLKPIAFGSHIDSVPNGGNYDGPVGSISGLELIETLNENKVVTEHPLELIIFANEEGGTVGSGAMIGKITPAALKSVTQSGLTIADGIRAIGGNPDSLSKVVRKKGDLTAFIELHIEQGGILMTQNQQIGVVEGIVGIEHWDATIEGAANHAGTTPMNVRRDALLAAAKLIVALNEVVTSQEGRQVGTVGKLAVEPGAYNVIPGKVVMGIEIRDLSYDKIWKLFHEVEAKAKEIAKTSETTITFTQSSVGVTPALTAKPIQDKIISVAKSMGFSYRYMQSGAGHDSQEIAQIAPVGMIFIPSVGGISHSPKEFSKGVDIGNGANVLLQTMLTIDRN; this comes from the coding sequence ATGAAAAAAGGATTACTTATTTGCCTTGCCCTGGCATCATCAACAGCCTTTGCTCAGGCGCAGACTGGCAACCTGAAAATCAATCAGCAACGGATTCAGAACCGGCTGCTGGAGTTGTCCAAAATTGGCGCATTACCCAATGGTGGCGTGGATCGGGTGGGCTACAGCAAAGCCGATCAGGAAGGCCGGGCCTATTTTATCGGGCTGATGAAAAACGCCGGACTCGACGTATCCATCGACTATGCGGGCAATATCATTGGCAAACGAAAAGGAAAAAACCCGAGTCTGAAACCTATTGCCTTCGGCTCACACATTGATAGTGTTCCCAATGGTGGCAATTATGATGGCCCCGTCGGTTCAATTAGCGGACTGGAACTCATTGAAACCCTCAACGAAAACAAGGTCGTCACCGAACACCCGCTGGAGCTGATCATTTTTGCCAATGAAGAAGGGGGAACAGTTGGTAGTGGCGCTATGATTGGCAAAATAACCCCTGCCGCGCTGAAGTCGGTCACACAAAGCGGCCTGACCATAGCCGACGGTATCCGGGCCATTGGCGGGAACCCCGACAGCCTGAGCAAAGTGGTCCGAAAGAAAGGTGATCTGACCGCATTCATTGAGTTGCACATTGAACAGGGAGGCATCTTGATGACCCAAAACCAGCAGATCGGGGTGGTCGAAGGAATTGTTGGGATTGAACATTGGGACGCCACGATTGAAGGCGCGGCCAACCATGCCGGTACAACACCCATGAACGTCCGTCGCGATGCATTACTGGCAGCGGCCAAACTGATTGTTGCACTGAATGAGGTAGTTACCAGTCAGGAAGGGCGGCAGGTTGGAACCGTCGGCAAACTAGCGGTCGAGCCGGGTGCCTACAATGTTATTCCGGGTAAAGTGGTGATGGGGATCGAAATTCGGGATTTGTCGTACGACAAAATATGGAAGCTGTTTCACGAGGTAGAAGCCAAAGCCAAAGAAATTGCCAAGACTTCAGAAACGACCATCACGTTTACTCAGTCGAGTGTAGGTGTTACACCCGCGCTTACGGCCAAGCCAATTCAGGATAAAATTATCAGTGTCGCAAAATCGATGGGATTTTCGTACCGATACATGCAGAGCGGAGCCGGGCATGATTCGCAGGAGATAGCACAAATAGCACCAGTTGGTATGATTTTTATACCGAGTGTGGGCGGCATCAGTCATTCACCTAAAGAGTTCTCGAAAGGCGTTGACATCGGCAACGGGGCCAATGTCCTATTGCAAACGATGTTGACCATCGACCGAAATTAA
- a CDS encoding alpha/beta fold hydrolase: MNPPKKRLLFLIASLLMQSAFAQSTLPVAASGKTVYGNNPKVGKYANIRGFNMYYEVYGTGKPLLLIHGNGGSIENFKNQIPYFAKNYKVIVADSRAQGKSTDTSDSLTYEMMADDLNALLNKLHVDSCYVIGWSDGGIDGLLLAMRHPEKVKKLAVTGANLWPDTTAVQPDLFQWIVATNDSLAKVPQIPAVKAQKKLLSLMILQPHISITDLKQVKCPTLVIGGDNDVILPRHTMAIAHAISQAYLWILPNSGHSTLVVYKDIFNQVVGDFFKTPYRKIKGMAQLE, encoded by the coding sequence ATGAATCCACCAAAAAAACGCCTTCTGTTCCTGATTGCCTCCTTGCTGATGCAGTCTGCATTTGCTCAGTCGACATTGCCGGTTGCGGCATCCGGCAAAACGGTGTATGGCAACAATCCTAAAGTTGGGAAATACGCCAACATCCGGGGATTCAACATGTATTACGAGGTGTATGGCACCGGTAAGCCTCTCCTACTGATTCACGGGAACGGAGGTTCCATCGAAAACTTCAAAAATCAGATTCCTTACTTCGCTAAAAACTACAAAGTGATTGTGGCCGATAGCCGGGCGCAGGGGAAATCGACCGATACCAGCGATTCGCTCACCTACGAAATGATGGCCGACGATCTAAACGCCCTGCTGAATAAACTTCATGTGGATTCGTGTTACGTCATTGGCTGGAGCGATGGTGGTATTGATGGGTTATTACTAGCCATGCGCCATCCCGAAAAGGTAAAAAAACTGGCCGTTACGGGTGCAAACCTATGGCCCGATACAACGGCCGTTCAGCCCGACCTTTTTCAGTGGATCGTTGCCACCAATGATAGCCTGGCCAAGGTACCGCAAATACCAGCGGTAAAAGCGCAGAAGAAACTGCTCAGCCTGATGATTCTCCAGCCTCATATTTCAATCACAGATCTGAAACAGGTAAAGTGCCCTACGCTGGTGATTGGTGGCGATAATGATGTGATTTTACCAAGACATACGATGGCGATTGCTCATGCCATTTCACAGGCGTACCTGTGGATTTTACCCAATTCCGGGCATTCGACCCTCGTTGTTTACAAGGATATCTTCAACCAAGTCGTCGGGGATTTTTTCAAAACACCTTATCGAAAAATAAAGGGTATGGCCCAACTAGAATGA
- a CDS encoding cytochrome-c peroxidase has translation MMRKNLFTLLSILIFFTVVIEACKKDDSSTSIAPVIPTPVQPVTATNPITNDTALLGQALFWDPILSGGKDVACATCHHPNNAYTDGLELSLGANAIGYGQNRRFLQPNDIPLTKRNTQTLLNAAFNGMDANGKYVAFTAPMFWDSRLQSLENQLIGPLTTVEEMRGHAYSEAVALDSLVARLTKIAEYRQLFQAAFGSSQTITAATITKAIATFERTLVAMNSPYDRYQKGDKTALTDQQIQGMLLFKDEGCAICHSGPMFSDYKLHVMSVPDNVQLASSDAGAGGTYAFRTPSLRNVGLTAPYMHNGVFQNLKQIMKFYDDIGEPISQNPHVSVQQLDSKIQRIALGNNEQDQVIAFLNALTDPSFNKYIPARVPSGLNPGGNIR, from the coding sequence ATGATGCGCAAAAATCTATTTACCCTGCTGTCGATACTAATTTTTTTCACAGTTGTTATTGAAGCGTGTAAGAAAGATGATTCCAGCACCAGTATCGCCCCCGTAATACCGACACCGGTTCAGCCCGTCACGGCCACGAACCCCATTACCAACGATACAGCCTTACTTGGCCAGGCGCTGTTTTGGGACCCAATTCTGTCGGGCGGTAAGGACGTAGCCTGCGCGACCTGCCATCATCCTAACAACGCCTATACCGATGGCCTGGAGCTTTCCCTGGGTGCCAATGCCATTGGCTATGGGCAAAATCGCCGGTTTCTGCAACCAAACGACATACCCTTGACGAAGCGAAATACGCAGACCCTCCTCAATGCGGCTTTTAATGGCATGGATGCCAACGGAAAGTATGTAGCGTTTACTGCACCCATGTTCTGGGACTCACGGCTCCAAAGTCTCGAAAATCAGTTGATCGGCCCACTAACGACAGTTGAGGAAATGCGCGGCCATGCGTACAGCGAAGCCGTTGCACTGGATAGTCTGGTGGCTCGATTGACGAAAATTGCAGAGTACCGGCAACTGTTTCAGGCGGCTTTTGGCAGCAGCCAGACCATTACGGCGGCAACCATCACCAAAGCCATTGCAACATTCGAGCGCACCCTGGTTGCCATGAATTCGCCTTACGACCGTTACCAGAAAGGCGATAAAACGGCCCTGACTGACCAGCAAATTCAGGGTATGCTGCTCTTTAAAGATGAAGGTTGTGCCATTTGCCATTCGGGACCGATGTTTTCCGACTATAAACTGCACGTGATGTCGGTGCCTGATAATGTGCAACTGGCCAGCTCTGACGCAGGCGCAGGCGGCACCTACGCGTTCCGAACCCCTTCGTTACGAAATGTCGGGCTGACGGCTCCGTATATGCACAATGGTGTTTTTCAGAATCTAAAGCAGATCATGAAATTTTATGATGATATCGGCGAGCCTATTTCCCAAAATCCACATGTTTCGGTGCAGCAGTTAGACTCGAAAATACAGCGTATCGCACTGGGTAACAATGAGCAGGACCAGGTGATTGCCTTTCTGAACGCGCTAACCGATCCTTCTTTTAATAAGTACATTCCGGCTCGCGTCCCCAGCGGCCTTAATCCGGGTGGCAACATCCGGTAG
- the polA gene encoding DNA polymerase I has translation MAKPTKKLFLLDALALIYRAHFAFSKSPRISSRGINTSAVFGFMNAMIEVLTKEKPTHIGVAFDSAKKTFRHESFPMYKANRQSQPEDISVAMPYIKQIIEAMHIPMLILDGYEADDIIGTIAKKAALADFEVYMMTPDKDYGQLVEEHIHIYKPAFMGKPAEKLGVNEILERWQIERIDQVTDMLGLMGDSVDNIPGIPGIGEKTAQKLVADFGSVENLIARADELKGKLKENVVNFAQQGLLSKELATIHLTVPVPFDEEHLRHTEYDKPRLAALLDELEFRQMKTRLLGGSYDEKPLPDTFKTGGTSQMNLFDSPGGDAPAFLPFPNMGASNPSGAGDLPFDFGSGDTPTATPVEKPKGKRTAVKAPVASATEATPGDVTDTVTTDDNTGAEVTETEAPAYLDVYPDYEIDENQPERRKTILSVKHDYRLVDTPELRASLVHYLGIQTSLCFDSETTAIDPVEADLVGLSFAYRTGEAFYVPVPADRDEAQAIVDQFKPVFENPVIEKIGQNLKYDLLMLKKYGVEVQGKLFDTMVAHYLIEPEMRHNMDMMAMTYLNYSPVEIESLIGKKGKGQLTMRDVDIQKVVDYAGEDADITLQLKEAFAPRLEKDSLHKLFDQVEMPLVQVLTDLELEGITLDTNALAELSATLEVDMRQVQQEIFDIAGETFNIGSPKQLGEVLFDRLKLDKNAKKTKTGQYATGEEILSKLEVEHEIARKILDYRELIKLKNTYVDALPLLISKRTGRIHTSFNQAVAATGRLSSTNPNLQNIPIRTPRGQEIRKAFVPRGPEFVIMSADYSQIELRIMAAFSGDQTMLEAFNNGVDIHTQTASKVFHVELNEVTGDMRRKAKTINFGIIYGISAFGLSQRLKIPRKEAAQIIDEYFAGFPAVKDYIDQCIEKARGFGYAETILGRRRYLRDINSRNQTDRMFAERNAVNAPIQGSAADMLKIAMIQIHEFMQAERLKSKMILTVHDELVFDAHRDEIELLRVRVDEIMRNAIPMGVKMETGIGTGENWLVAH, from the coding sequence ATGGCCAAACCAACTAAAAAACTGTTTTTGTTAGACGCGCTGGCGCTTATCTATCGCGCGCATTTTGCCTTTAGCAAGTCACCCCGTATTTCATCAAGGGGCATCAATACCTCGGCCGTTTTTGGCTTCATGAATGCCATGATCGAGGTATTGACCAAAGAAAAACCAACCCACATTGGTGTCGCTTTCGACTCGGCCAAAAAGACCTTCCGGCACGAGTCGTTCCCGATGTATAAAGCTAACCGGCAGTCGCAGCCCGAAGATATCAGCGTGGCCATGCCCTATATCAAACAGATCATAGAGGCTATGCACATACCCATGTTGATTCTGGATGGTTACGAAGCCGATGATATTATTGGGACGATTGCCAAAAAAGCCGCTCTGGCCGATTTTGAGGTGTATATGATGACACCCGATAAAGATTACGGGCAGTTGGTGGAAGAGCACATTCATATTTATAAGCCCGCTTTTATGGGCAAACCTGCCGAAAAACTGGGTGTTAACGAAATACTGGAACGCTGGCAAATTGAGCGGATCGACCAGGTGACGGACATGCTCGGTTTGATGGGCGATTCGGTCGATAACATTCCGGGGATTCCGGGTATCGGCGAGAAAACAGCGCAGAAACTCGTAGCTGACTTTGGTTCGGTCGAAAATCTGATTGCCCGCGCCGACGAGCTGAAAGGGAAACTCAAGGAAAATGTTGTCAATTTCGCACAGCAGGGCTTGCTCTCGAAAGAGCTGGCAACCATTCATTTGACGGTACCGGTGCCTTTTGACGAAGAACACCTGCGCCATACTGAATACGACAAACCCCGGCTAGCCGCGTTGCTGGATGAGCTGGAATTCCGGCAAATGAAAACCCGTTTGTTAGGAGGTAGTTACGACGAAAAGCCGTTGCCTGATACATTCAAAACAGGCGGCACGTCGCAGATGAACCTATTCGATTCTCCTGGCGGTGACGCGCCTGCCTTCCTGCCTTTCCCCAATATGGGAGCCTCCAACCCATCGGGGGCGGGTGATCTGCCCTTTGATTTTGGTTCCGGCGATACACCAACGGCGACACCTGTTGAAAAGCCAAAAGGTAAACGAACGGCGGTAAAAGCGCCGGTTGCGTCGGCTACCGAAGCGACCCCCGGCGATGTGACGGATACCGTTACGACAGATGATAATACTGGGGCTGAGGTTACCGAAACCGAAGCACCGGCTTACCTCGACGTCTATCCGGATTACGAAATTGATGAGAATCAGCCTGAACGGCGCAAGACGATTCTGTCTGTAAAACACGACTATCGGCTGGTCGACACGCCCGAACTACGAGCCAGTCTGGTGCATTATTTAGGTATTCAGACAAGTCTTTGTTTCGACTCCGAAACGACCGCCATTGACCCTGTTGAGGCCGATCTTGTTGGTTTGTCGTTTGCGTATCGCACGGGCGAAGCTTTTTATGTGCCGGTTCCTGCGGATCGTGACGAAGCCCAGGCGATAGTCGATCAGTTCAAGCCTGTCTTTGAAAATCCGGTTATCGAGAAAATAGGCCAGAACCTGAAGTACGACTTGCTGATGCTGAAAAAGTATGGCGTAGAAGTGCAGGGCAAGCTGTTCGATACGATGGTTGCCCACTATCTTATTGAGCCCGAAATGCGCCATAATATGGACATGATGGCCATGACCTACCTGAATTACAGCCCCGTCGAAATTGAGTCGTTGATTGGCAAAAAAGGAAAAGGCCAGTTGACGATGCGCGACGTAGATATTCAGAAAGTGGTTGACTATGCGGGTGAGGATGCAGATATTACATTGCAGCTCAAAGAAGCTTTTGCGCCCCGACTCGAAAAAGACAGCTTACATAAGCTCTTCGATCAGGTTGAGATGCCGCTCGTTCAGGTTTTGACCGATCTGGAGCTGGAAGGTATTACGCTCGATACCAATGCCCTGGCAGAACTTTCTGCTACGCTTGAAGTCGATATGCGGCAGGTGCAGCAGGAGATTTTCGATATTGCGGGTGAGACGTTTAACATTGGTTCGCCGAAACAGTTGGGCGAAGTGCTTTTCGATCGACTCAAACTCGATAAGAACGCCAAAAAGACCAAAACCGGACAATATGCCACGGGCGAGGAAATCCTGTCGAAGCTGGAAGTCGAACACGAAATTGCCCGAAAGATTCTGGACTACCGGGAATTGATCAAGCTCAAGAATACCTATGTCGATGCCTTACCGTTGCTGATCAGCAAACGCACCGGGCGGATTCATACCTCGTTCAACCAGGCTGTAGCCGCCACCGGGCGACTGTCATCCACGAATCCGAATTTACAAAACATCCCGATTCGTACCCCACGCGGACAGGAAATTCGGAAAGCGTTCGTACCACGCGGGCCGGAGTTCGTGATCATGTCGGCCGACTATTCGCAAATCGAATTACGGATTATGGCGGCTTTCAGTGGTGACCAGACGATGCTCGAAGCTTTTAACAACGGCGTCGATATTCACACCCAAACGGCTAGTAAAGTCTTTCATGTTGAGTTGAACGAAGTTACGGGCGATATGCGTCGGAAAGCCAAAACCATCAATTTTGGTATTATCTACGGCATTTCGGCGTTTGGTTTATCGCAGCGGCTGAAGATTCCCCGGAAAGAAGCGGCTCAGATCATCGACGAATACTTTGCGGGTTTCCCGGCCGTGAAAGATTACATCGACCAGTGTATTGAAAAGGCGCGGGGCTTTGGCTATGCCGAAACCATTCTGGGCCGTCGGCGGTATTTGCGCGACATTAACTCCCGTAACCAGACCGACCGGATGTTTGCCGAACGCAACGCCGTAAACGCACCTATTCAGGGAAGTGCCGCTGATATGCTCAAGATTGCTATGATCCAGATTCACGAGTTTATGCAGGCCGAGCGGCTAAAGTCCAAAATGATTCTGACTGTACACGATGAACTGGTCTTCGATGCTCACCGCGACGAAATCGAGCTGCTCCGTGTTCGTGTCGACGAAATCATGCGGAACGCCATTCCAATGGGCGTGAAGATGGAAACCGGTATCGGCACGGGTGAGAACTGGTTAGTAGCGCACTAA